ACAAGTCAGCAAGACTTCAAATCTGCAAATAGAGTCATATTTTCttcttttatattttaaaaaagttACTTGGAGCACTTTAAAGATGGGAGCAGTGCCACATGTCTTGCAGCAAACTGTGAAAACGTGAATCCTGTGCGCGCCGCGTGGAACCATCAAAGACGCGCAGTGTGTGGAAGCGAAGGACGTGTCTCTGGTCATGTACTCGCAGTCGCAGCCCCCCATCGATCAAGCATGGGTCTATTGTTGTCCCAGGAAACGGGTAATTAGAGCGGGACATCTCCTGGATGGAGACCAGCGCGCCATGGGCCGTGGCGTGCTGGTCTCCATCCAGGAGATGTCCCGCTCTAATTACCGGGGCCCCGTAGACTCATCGGCTCCCTCATTTGGTAGCTTTTGCTTAAAGTGTGTTTTACCGTGCATGTTGGCGCTCAGGCGGCCGGGGCCACGCTTCCGCGCAGCGTGGGCGCGCGTAAACGGTGTTCTTTGTTTGCGGCTCGAACCCAAACTTGTGCCAGAAGTTTGAAAACGACAATTAATTACTTCAGAAGACAAATCCAACTCTAAATGAGGGATTTTTCCAAGCTGGCCTGAAGACAAATGTGGTGTTTTTCGGCCCTTCGGGGGTTGTCATTTGAGGTGAAGCGAATTTGTCGCACCGGGGTGAGATTGCAACATCAAACGGGGTGGTGTCGTCACGACCGTTCGTGCGAGCACCACTGCCTGTTCCAAAATAAATATTGACGTGGTTGTTGTATTCAAATGAACTGGCTGACCCGACCAATCAGAGCGCATCGTATCATTATACCTTCTTTTCAGAAATCATTCATAACGCCGATGCGTCAAACCACTCACACGGAGCCGCGGCTATAAATACGGCTGCGCGCAGCGCACAGTTAGACATTTCCCCCGCAAAAATCAAACGCTACACAGCCACAGCCGCAGATCCGTTCCGCTCTCTTCACGCTCAGTGCACACTTCAGCATGTTGGCGGTGCGTGGACTGTATCTGAAGCACGTCGCGGTGGCCGCGCTCTGCGCCGTGCTGGCCACCGGCGGCGCGTCAGGGTCGCCGGTGGTGGGGCCGCAGCCGATCCGATGCGCCGCGTGTACTCCGGAGAAGCTGAGCCAGTGTCCGGCGGTGGCGCCCGGATGCGCCGAGGTGCTGCGGGAGCCGGGCTGCGGGTGCTGCCTCGCCTGCGCCCTGAGCGCCGGCGAGATGTGCGGGATCTACACGGCGCCGTGTGGCTCCGGGCTCAAGTGCAACCCGAGACCCGACGACCCCCGGCCGCTCTACGCCCTCACCAGGGGACTGGCGGTGTGCACAGCAAGCACCGAGCCCGCGCCGACCCCCGAACCCCAGCCACAAGGTAGGCCCGCCCGCTCCACATTCAGGAGACACATCCACAGTGTGGATCCTGCCAGTGCTCATTTATTCGCTTTGCTTCTCCAGATCAGGGAGAGCCGGAGGCGACGGAGATGGAGAACACCGTCCCGGACGCCGGGTCCAGCCTCTACATCCTCGGTAAACCGTACGACGCGCTTGCCGCCGCCGACATTCAGGAGAGCATGAAAGCCAAAGTGGGCGCCATCCGCAAGAAGCTGGCCGATCAGGTAATAAAACATGCGTTAAATCGTGCGTACGCTGCGGCGAAAAAGTTTGTCAGGACGCGACAGGCCGCGTCCGCCAGCAGGGGGAGCCCGCGTGCCGCATGAAAAAGTGATGAAAAATGACCGTTGGAAAGGCGGTTTGGAAATAAAGGTGTTTTTTGTGTCCAGGGACCCTGTCACACCGAGCTGCAGAGAGCTTTGGACAGAATCGCCAAATCCCAGCTGGTTTTAGGAGACAAACTCAACAGATTCTACCTCCCCAACTGTGACAAAAACGGGCTTTACAAATCCAAACAGGTGAGAAAATCACAGCCACGTTTTACATGTCTGAAGTGCAGAGCAATTAAAGGGGTCATCTtgtgaagaatttttttttatattttttttattttttcatttatttattgcatttaaaTATGTGTATACACAACTGTTTTAACATTAGTTGGTTTGTATTCACACTTGTAGGCTACAAGCAGTTTGTAGGCTTGTCTTCCAGTGAAACGTCACAGTTTGTGGCCATATACGTCACAAAGGGCAACCAAATCCTCACGTGGATCCATTCCAGAGCTGAGCTCAGTGATTgagcaaaaaaacccaaaacaaaacaaaacaaaaaaaaaaaaaacaggggcaGCCAAAAGAAAATTAGTAACATTATAGATACCAAAACACATTTATGACCTATCAAAATTTGATTGAAAATAATATTATGATTAATGAGAAAGGTATTTGATTTGTATGATCAAATGTCAGATAGCTGTTTGACAtctgaatttaatttaatttaatttaaattaaattagatAAATTAGATTCTGCTTGTAGCCAAAATCACAAACATTTGAACGCCAAGGTCATGATTTAATCTGTTAGCTCATGATGCTGTCACAAAATGTGGTATCATAAAATCATTTCATGGTGGTATTCtaaaatttggggtgacatgggTGGGGGTTGTTGGGGATATGGTTAGTGTTAAAAATAGTGACTGAAACTTGACTGCTTCACAAAAATGTGATACatttcatgatgacatcacaaaacaaagtgagactgggttcatatacatatataattaaTGTTATCAATTTAAATGGAATTTACAGCTGAATTTTCTTGTTTTATTCTTATGTAACATAGGTCACAGAAATCCATATACGGCACTCCTGCATGCTCAATGAGACACGCCCACTAAGTCAGTCTTAGGGAGATGGGGGCGTGGCTTACAGCAGTTCCCATTTAAAATCTTATGTTGTATTTTTATCTGGAAATAAAGATATGTTGAAttagaacaaaaaaataaattagcCTCCTTTCTGAGAGTCAAACTGAGTTGTAATTCAGATTTTACAAGTTGTAAATGATTTTCCTATGTGTGAATCCTGCCTAAGTGATGTTTAAACGGTGTGTCATGTGTGATTCATAACTCCAGTCTCCATGAAAAAAATCTCACCACGTTGACCTGATGGGGTCCAGATTCGGTCAACGGCAGCTTTCAAAAGATGCTGTGTGACTTCCGGCAGGGATTTATTCAGGTTGCACTTCAGTGTGTCTGCAGCTTTTGCATGATAACTCTAAAACTTCACCATCTCctcaacaacaacgacaacaaaaaattagcttttttttttttttttgctctccctCTTATCCCCAAAGTTTTGCATAATCCCACTGACATGCACGCACGGGGTGAGACTTTGCACCTAACG
The nucleotide sequence above comes from Thalassophryne amazonica chromosome 10, fThaAma1.1, whole genome shotgun sequence. Encoded proteins:
- the igfbp1a gene encoding insulin-like growth factor-binding protein 1a, which produces MLAVRGLYLKHVAVAALCAVLATGGASGSPVVGPQPIRCAACTPEKLSQCPAVAPGCAEVLREPGCGCCLACALSAGEMCGIYTAPCGSGLKCNPRPDDPRPLYALTRGLAVCTASTEPAPTPEPQPQDQGEPEATEMENTVPDAGSSLYILGKPYDALAAADIQESMKAKVGAIRKKLADQGPCHTELQRALDRIAKSQLVLGDKLNRFYLPNCDKNGLYKSKQCESSLDGQRGRCWCVSSWTGKRTLGSPDLSADAECP